Within the Pseudomonas sp. SL4(2022) genome, the region ACTGGCGAGTGGCGAGCTGGAGCGGGCGGCAGGGCTTAGCCTGGAACCTGAGCATTCGCGCCTGATGATCTGCGGCAACCCACAGATGATTGATGATACCCGCGCGCTGCTGAAGCAGCGCGACTTGCAGCTCAGTCTGAGTCGTCGGCCGGGGCAGGTGGCGGTGGAGAACTACTGGTAGGTGAGTGAGCAACATCAGTGCTGACGCCGGGGTATGTAAAAATTTGGTAACGCTTTAGCGCTTAGGCTTTTCTGCCTCAGCCTCTAATATCGCTCCCTTCTTGTGGCTTTTTCCGGACTATATGGACAGTGAGAGATGTAAGCCGCCCTCGCCAATCGCGTCGAGTGCGGCCCTGCAATTAAGCGGCGCAGCCCTGCGCATGCTCCCTCGGCAGCACCCCGCTGCACGACCTTTTTCTCAGACGATGAACCTGTCGCGCGGCCCGTGCCTGCGTGTTGCCTTCGCCTGTGCCCGTTCAACTGACCCAAGAGCCATACACTAAATGGAATGGATCGCTGATCCCACGGCCTGGTTGGGCCTATTCACCCTCATCGTCCTGGAAATCGTCCTGGGTATCGACAACCTGGTGTTTATCGCCATCCTCGCCGACAAGCTGCCGCCCGAGCAGCGTGACCGTGCGCGCCTGATCGGCTTGAGCCTGGCGCTGCTGATGCGCCTGGGCCTGCTGGCCAGCATTGCCTGGCTGGTAACCTTGACTGAGCCGCTGATTGAGGTGTTTGGCAAGAGTTTCAGCGGGCGTGACCTGATCATGCTGTTCGGTGGTGTGTTCCTGTTGTTCAAGGCCACCATGGAGCTGCACGAGCGCCTTGAGGGGCACACACACAAAGCGCCCGGCAGTCGCACCTATGCGCGTTTTTGGCCGGTGGTGGCGCAGATCATCGTGTTGGATGCCGTGTTCTCTCTGGATGCGGTGATCACCGCGGTGGGCATGGTGGACGAACTGCAGGTGATGATGATCGCCGTGGTGATTTCCATGGGCTTGATGATGGTGGCGAGCAAGCCGCTGACGGCCTTCGTCAACGCCCGGCCGACGGTGATCATGCTGTGTCTGGGTTTCCTGATGATGATCGGTTTCAGCCTGACGGCCGAAGGCCTGGGCTTCCACATACCCAAGGGCTATCTGTACGCCGCGATTGGTTTCTCGATTCTGATCGAGGTGTTCAACCAGCTTGCTCGTTTGCGCCGTAAGCGCAGCCTGCAGGGTGAGCGTGGTCTGCGTGAGCGCACGGCGCATGCGGTGATGCGTATGCTCGGCGGCAAGGTGCAAGCCGATGAAGTGGGTGAAGACATTGCCGACATGCTGGAAGGCGGCGATGGTGAAACCGTACTGTTCGACCGCCGCGAGCGGGTCATGATCAGTGGGGTGCTGAGCCTGGCCGAGCAGTCGATCAAGAAGGTCATGACCGACCGCATGCAGGTCGACCGGATTAACCTTGATGACCCGCTGGCGGTTATTCACCAGGCTCTGCTGGAATCACCGCACTCGCGCCTGCTGGTGTCGCGTGGCGATGCCGTGGATGAGCCGCTGGGCTATATCCACAAGAAGGAGTTGTTCAAGGAATTGCTCAAGGGCGAGCAGCCGGACATCGAAAGCCTGGTGCGTGCCCCGGTCAATCTGCCGGACAGTGCCTCGGTACTCAGTGCTCTGGAGCAGATGCGTCAGGCCTCGACCCACGTGGCGTTCGTGGTCAACGAGTTTGGCGGCTTCGAAGGCCTGCTGACCCTGACCGACATCCTTGAGGCCATTGCCGGTGAGCTGCCGGATGCCAGTGAAGTGGATGGGCCGGATATCGAGAACCTCGACGGCGCTTACCGCGTCAGCGGCGCGCTTAACCTTGCGGTGCTGCGTGAGCGTTTGGGTTTCAAGGCCAGGCCGACCGATGACTATCAGACCATCGCTGGGCTGGCGATGAGCCTGCTCGACCGATTGCCGATCATTGGCGATCAGGTCGAGTACGCTGACTGGCGTCTGACGGTTACCGAGGTCAAGGAGCGCCGGGTGGCCAAGCTGCTGCTCACGCCTCTGGCTGATTAAACGCGGCGCAATAAAAGGCACCTTCGGGTGCCTTTTTCAATTCGTCAGCGTTAGTCCTTGGTGTGCTGCGCCTTGAGCAGGTCGCGGATCTCGCTCAGCAGTTCCTGATCCTTGGTCGGTGGGGCCGGCGCTGCGGGTGCCGCTTCTTCTTCGCGCTTGAGTTTGTTGAGCACCTTGATGCCCATAAAGATGGCGAAGGCGACGATCAGGAAGTCGAGCACAGTCTGGATAAATTTGCCGTAGGCCAACACCACAGCAGGCAGATCGCCTTCGGCAGCCTTCAGGGTGATGGCCAGGTCAGTGAAATCCACGCCGCCAATCAGCACGCCCAGCGGTGGCATCACCACGTCACCGACAAAGGACGAGACGATTTTGCCAAACGCGGCGCCAATGATGATGCCCACAGCCATGTCGACCACATTGCCTTTGACCGCAAAGGCTTTGAATTCACTGATGATACTCATGCTGCATTCCCAGTTGGATAAGGTTGGCTCGAGTGTAATCCAGGGTTGATTACTTGCCAGCTACTTATCAGCTCGGCAGGTGAAAGGCTGGCAGTGTTTCAAATGCCGGTTTAGCCAGCAGGTAGCCCTGGAACAGTTCCACGCCCATGTCGCGCAATGCGTGCAATTCGCCCAGGCTTTCGATGCCCTCGGCAATCACCCGGATATTCAGTTTTCGGCACATCTGCAGGGCGGCTTCGACCAGAATCTGCCGTACGCTGTCCTGCTCGATATTGCGGATCAGCTGCATGTCCAGCTTGATCAGATCAGGCTGGAAGTCGGCCAGCAGATTGAGGCCGGCATAACCGGCGCCGAAGTCATCAATCGCCGTCATAAAGCCCTGTTTACGGTACGCGCGCAGGATGCCGGTGAGGTGGTCGATATCCAGCACCTGCTCCTGTTCGGTGACCTCGAAGATGATCCGCTGCAGTGGGAAATTGAAGCGTTTGGCCGCCTCCAGCGTAGCGCGGATGCAGGTCTCGGCCTTGTACACCGCGTTGGGCATAAAGTTGATCGAGACCATGGCCGGTACCTGTAGCCTGGCCGCCCATTCCAGCGCAGTAATCCGGCAGGCCTGGTCGAAGACGTAGAGATTGTCCTTGTTGAGTTTGCTCAGCAGGCTGCCCGCTGACTCACCCGCTTTGCCGCGGACCAGTGCTTCGTGGGCAAATATGGTGCCGGTGCCCAGGTTGATAATGGGCTGAAAGGCCATGCTGATGGGAAAGCCTAATGCCTGCCCCTCACGGCAAGCCGTACAACCTGGTTGGTAATCCATGGCCCTGTCTCTGCTGCAAGCACTCGCGGTCAAGATAGCAGACGTTGCCCCTGTGCTCTGATTTCCGCGGGCTGCGGCAGAGCCGACTCGGGTGGGCTAGTCTCAAGCGAGAACCGCCATGAGGATGTCACTATGCCGTTGGAACATCACCCGCTCAGCCGCGAGTTTCCCGAATACCAGGCGCAGCTGCGTAGCCTATTGGCCAGCGATGGGCATTTTGCCCGGCTGGCTGAGGAGTATGACGAACTCGATAAGCGTATCTATGAAGTGGAGAGTGGGCGCATTGCGATGGATGAGTTCATCTTGCTGGGCCTGAAAATGCAGCGAGTAACCCTCAAGGATGAATTGGCCGGCTACCTGCACAACGCTTCATAACGTTGCCAGGTTGATCAGGGTCAAGTGCTGCTCCCGGTTCGGCGGATAGTCTGCAGGCAGTGACTACCCCCAAGGAGTGCCAGCATGCACGTTGAACATCATCCGCTGATCAAAGACTTCCCCGAACTGCGCGGCGCGCTGCACGAACTGCGTGTCAGTGATTCTGACTTCGCCCGTCTGGCCGACACCTATGAACGTCTGGACAAACGTATTTGCCGTATCGAAACCGGCAACGAAGTGCTGGCCGATGAAGCCTTGCTGTCGCTCAAGCAGGAGCGAGTAGGCCTCAAGGACGACCTCGCGCGCCGACTAAAGCGCGCTGCCGGACAGTGCTGTGGCTGTGGTAACGGCTGTAAGTCATAAGAATTTGTTCATGACCTGCTGTGCGTCGGCCCTACTGCGTTAAAAACAGGCTCGGACTGCTCATTTACAGCTCGTAAACGCTGTGTCCTCGCTGTTTTTTCCAGCCTGAGGCTGGCACTACGTAGCGCCTTGTATGGCTTTAGCTCGCGAGATCGTGAACAGGTTCTAAGTGCGTAAGGCTGTAAATATATCCAGCTATTTCGTATGATCCGGGCTCAGCTTTCAGAGGAGTCCGGCATGGCCAAGGCCAAGCGCATGTATGGCTGCACCGAATGTGGTGCGACCTTTCCCAAATGGGCCGGCCAGTGCGGCGAATGTGGTGCCTGGAATACCCTGGTGGAAACCCTGCTCGAAGCCAATGCGGCCACTCCTAGTGGCCGCGCTGGTTGGGCGGGCGAGCAGGCGCAGATCAA harbors:
- a CDS encoding YdcH family protein, whose product is MHVEHHPLIKDFPELRGALHELRVSDSDFARLADTYERLDKRICRIETGNEVLADEALLSLKQERVGLKDDLARRLKRAAGQCCGCGNGCKS
- a CDS encoding TerC family protein, whose amino-acid sequence is MEWIADPTAWLGLFTLIVLEIVLGIDNLVFIAILADKLPPEQRDRARLIGLSLALLMRLGLLASIAWLVTLTEPLIEVFGKSFSGRDLIMLFGGVFLLFKATMELHERLEGHTHKAPGSRTYARFWPVVAQIIVLDAVFSLDAVITAVGMVDELQVMMIAVVISMGLMMVASKPLTAFVNARPTVIMLCLGFLMMIGFSLTAEGLGFHIPKGYLYAAIGFSILIEVFNQLARLRRKRSLQGERGLRERTAHAVMRMLGGKVQADEVGEDIADMLEGGDGETVLFDRRERVMISGVLSLAEQSIKKVMTDRMQVDRINLDDPLAVIHQALLESPHSRLLVSRGDAVDEPLGYIHKKELFKELLKGEQPDIESLVRAPVNLPDSASVLSALEQMRQASTHVAFVVNEFGGFEGLLTLTDILEAIAGELPDASEVDGPDIENLDGAYRVSGALNLAVLRERLGFKARPTDDYQTIAGLAMSLLDRLPIIGDQVEYADWRLTVTEVKERRVAKLLLTPLAD
- a CDS encoding YdcH family protein, coding for MPLEHHPLSREFPEYQAQLRSLLASDGHFARLAEEYDELDKRIYEVESGRIAMDEFILLGLKMQRVTLKDELAGYLHNAS
- a CDS encoding EAL domain-containing protein, which translates into the protein MDYQPGCTACREGQALGFPISMAFQPIINLGTGTIFAHEALVRGKAGESAGSLLSKLNKDNLYVFDQACRITALEWAARLQVPAMVSINFMPNAVYKAETCIRATLEAAKRFNFPLQRIIFEVTEQEQVLDIDHLTGILRAYRKQGFMTAIDDFGAGYAGLNLLADFQPDLIKLDMQLIRNIEQDSVRQILVEAALQMCRKLNIRVIAEGIESLGELHALRDMGVELFQGYLLAKPAFETLPAFHLPS
- the mscL gene encoding large-conductance mechanosensitive channel protein MscL; this encodes MSIISEFKAFAVKGNVVDMAVGIIIGAAFGKIVSSFVGDVVMPPLGVLIGGVDFTDLAITLKAAEGDLPAVVLAYGKFIQTVLDFLIVAFAIFMGIKVLNKLKREEEAAPAAPAPPTKDQELLSEIRDLLKAQHTKD